CCTGATTACCGATGGATTGCCGACGGCGCACTTCGAGGGGCAACAGTTGCACCTGCGTTATCCGCCCGACCAGCGGACGGAGCAGGCCACGATGCGCGAAGCGCAACTGTGCCAGCGGGACGGTATCACGATCAACATCTTCTTGCTCTCCAGCTGGTCGCAATCGCGGGAAGACGTGCAGTTTGCCTATCGGCTCGCCGAGTCGACCAAGGGTCGTGTCTTTTTCACGGCCGGTCGAGATCTGGACCGTTACGTGGTTTGGGACTACGTGAGCCGCAAACGTCACATCATTTCGTGAGTCGCCCGCGCCCGCTCGCCCCCCATGTGTATGGATGCGACCCTCGCCGGCGGTAGCGTACTTGCAAGTTGCGCTAAGCGGTCGTAGTATCGCGCTGGTGCCGATGACGCAACGTGGCGCGGTTTGCCGGCAACAAAGAAGAAGACGCTAATGAATCGACTCGCCAACAAATCTCTTTGTTCGGTCCAAAATGGACCGTTTTTCCTAGCGCTGTGTGCTCTTCTCGCTCCACAGCTTTCGTCGGCAACGCCCATTCGCATGGCGGTCTTAGGGGACAGCATCAGCGCCGGCAGCGGCGTGTCGGGCGGCTCGCCCAACTGGGTGGCGCAACTCATTCCGACCGGCGCCATCACGTTCCAAAACAAAGCCGTCGGCGGGGCAACGTCGAGCACCGTTGTCAGCGGGCAACTCGCCTCGGTTGTCACGCTTGCACAAAATCACCAGATCGACGATGCGACCTTGATCATCGGTGGCAACGACGCCACGGCCGCCGCCCTCGGCATTGCCCAGGGCGGTAGTGCCACGACGTTCATCAATACATACGTCAACAACGTCAA
This genomic stretch from Pirellulales bacterium harbors:
- a CDS encoding GDSL-type esterase/lipase family protein, with translation MNRLANKSLCSVQNGPFFLALCALLAPQLSSATPIRMAVLGDSISAGSGVSGGSPNWVAQLIPTGAITFQNKAVGGATSSTVVSGQLASVVTLAQNHQIDDATLIIGGNDATAAALGIAQGGSATTFINTYVNNVKNVINSVATANPGVHQVFGNMPDVTVTPEVQSLAASAGVTPVQLALVSAAIATANAQADQYALAHGVPVLDLYSVSRAIVTEIPLTLGGHTFTTAFAPDQFHPAPFLQGLLANL